One Ornithorhynchus anatinus isolate Pmale09 chromosome 2, mOrnAna1.pri.v4, whole genome shotgun sequence DNA segment encodes these proteins:
- the LOC100079187 gene encoding VIP peptides isoform X1 produces the protein MEHRGSFQLLMTLTLLGVLYSQTLALPLLGTYSTMRLGHTLPFDGANEPDQTQDSLKSDTDILQSSLPENDKSYIDASRTMDRNTRHADGLFTSGFSRLLGQLSAKKYLESLIGKRVSNNLPEEHGQAKRHSDAVFTDNYTRFRKQMAVKKYLNSVLAGKRSEEDSANLPEESEMNEPNLSETDEDALIAELLHHFLVSS, from the exons ATGGAACACAGAGGCAGCTTCCAGCTCCTGATGACCCTGACCCTCTTAGGGGTTCTTTACTCACAAACCTTGGCATTGCCTCTCCTGGGGACATATTCCACTATGAG GCTTGGCCACACACTGCCATTTGATGGGGCAAATGAGCCTGATCAAACTCAAGATTCTTTAAAGTCTGACACTGACATTTTGCAGAGCTCATTGCCAGAAAATGACAAATCCTATATCGATGCATCCAGAACGATGGACAG AAACACCAGGCATGCTGATGGACTTTTCACCAGTGGCTTTAGCAGACTCTTAGGTCAGCTTTCAGCAAAAAAGTATTTGGAATCCCTTATTGGAAAAAGAGTAAG CAATAACCTTCCTGAAGAACACGGACAAGCTAAACGCCACTCTGATGCAGTCTTCACTGACAACTACACCCGCTTTCGGAAGCAAATGGCTGTGAAGAAATATTTAAATTCCGTTTTGGCCGGAAAGAGAAG CGAGGAAGACTCTGCCAACCTACCAGAAGAATCGGAGATGAATGAACCCAACCTCTCCGAGACTGATGAAGATGCACTTATAGCAGAGTTGCTGCATCACTTCCTAGTG aGTTCTTGA
- the LOC100079187 gene encoding VIP peptides isoform X2: MEHRGSFQLLMTLTLLGVLYSQTLALPLLGTYSTMRLGHTLPFDGANEPDQTQDSLKSDTDILQSSLPENDKSYIDASRTMDSNNLPEEHGQAKRHSDAVFTDNYTRFRKQMAVKKYLNSVLAGKRSEEDSANLPEESEMNEPNLSETDEDALIAELLHHFLVSS; encoded by the exons ATGGAACACAGAGGCAGCTTCCAGCTCCTGATGACCCTGACCCTCTTAGGGGTTCTTTACTCACAAACCTTGGCATTGCCTCTCCTGGGGACATATTCCACTATGAG GCTTGGCCACACACTGCCATTTGATGGGGCAAATGAGCCTGATCAAACTCAAGATTCTTTAAAGTCTGACACTGACATTTTGCAGAGCTCATTGCCAGAAAATGACAAATCCTATATCGATGCATCCAGAACGATGGACAG CAATAACCTTCCTGAAGAACACGGACAAGCTAAACGCCACTCTGATGCAGTCTTCACTGACAACTACACCCGCTTTCGGAAGCAAATGGCTGTGAAGAAATATTTAAATTCCGTTTTGGCCGGAAAGAGAAG CGAGGAAGACTCTGCCAACCTACCAGAAGAATCGGAGATGAATGAACCCAACCTCTCCGAGACTGATGAAGATGCACTTATAGCAGAGTTGCTGCATCACTTCCTAGTG aGTTCTTGA